A window of Pedobacter lusitanus contains these coding sequences:
- a CDS encoding TIGR02594 family protein, producing the protein MSELPQKFKWLDSFKSPRIWVEARKHYGLLEIPGKDSNPNILKWAKETGVSGWYTNDDIPWCGLFVGICVLRAGYQTVGSKLLAALEWSDWGVEVEKGKEAFNDILVFKRPGGGHVGFYCGENEKAYLVYGGNQSNAVGLAWIDKTRLVACRRAAFKNKPETVKKIRLNDSGAFSENEA; encoded by the coding sequence ATGAGCGAATTACCACAAAAATTTAAATGGCTGGACAGTTTCAAATCTCCACGGATATGGGTGGAGGCCCGTAAGCACTATGGCTTACTGGAGATTCCCGGAAAAGACAGTAACCCCAATATTTTGAAATGGGCTAAAGAAACCGGCGTTTCGGGCTGGTATACAAATGATGACATTCCATGGTGCGGACTTTTTGTTGGGATTTGTGTGTTGAGGGCCGGATATCAAACAGTTGGAAGTAAACTGCTGGCTGCACTGGAATGGTCAGACTGGGGAGTTGAAGTGGAAAAAGGAAAAGAAGCTTTTAATGATATTCTGGTATTTAAACGTCCTGGCGGCGGCCATGTCGGGTTCTACTGTGGTGAAAATGAAAAAGCTTATCTGGTTTATGGCGGTAACCAGAGCAATGCCGTTGGCCTGGCCTGGATTGACAAAACCAGATTGGTAGCCTGCAGAAGAGCTGCCTTCAAAAATAAACCTGAAACTGTTAAAAAAATAAGATTAAATGATAGCGGAGCATTTTCAGAAAATGAAGCCTAA